The Kitasatospora paranensis genome has a window encoding:
- a CDS encoding vitamin B12-dependent ribonucleotide reductase, which yields MTDTTSGSARGSKSEKATKAAGKASKGGLRIERIYTTPGVHPYDQVTWERRDVVMTNWRDGSINFEQRGVEFPDFWSVNAVNIVTSKYFRGAVGTPQREWSLKQIIDRVVLTYRAAGEKHGYFAGPDEAEIFEHELTHALLHQVFSFNSPVWFNVGTKQPQQVSACFILAVDDSMESILDWYKEEGMIFKGGSGAGLNLSRIRSSKELLSSGGNASGPVSFMRGADASAGTIKSGGATRRAAKMVVLDVDHPDVEAFIETKVKEEEKIRALRDAGFDMDLGGDDIASVQYQNANNSVRVSDEFMTAVENGTEFGLRARMTGEVIETVDAKKLFRKLAEAAWACADPGIQYDSTINHWHTCPESGRINASNPCSEYMHLDNSSCNLASLNLMKFLRDDDSFDAERFAKVVELVITAMDISICFADFPTEKIGETTRAYRQLGIGYANLGALLMATGHAYDSEGGRALAGAITSLMTGTAYRRGAELAGVVGPYDGYARNAAPHQRVMQQHADANAAAVAVDDLDAPVWAAATETWGDVLRLGAQNGFRNAQASVLAPTGTIGLMMDCDTTGVEPDLALVKFKKLVGGGSMQIVNGTVPRALRRLGYQDEQVEAVVAHIAENGNVVDAPGLKAAHYEVFDCAMGERSISPMGHVRMMSAIQPWISGAISKTVNMPENATVEEVEEIYFEAWKLGVKALAIYRDNCKVGQPLSAKTKTPAVEAKAAEAPAAVEKVVEYRPVRKRLPKGRPGITTSFTVGGAEGYMTANSYPDDGLGEVFLKMSKQGSTLAGMMDAFSIAVSVGLQYGVPLETYVSKFTNMRFEPAGLTDDPDVRMAQSIVDYIFRRLALDFLPFETRSALGIHSVEERTRHLETGSYEPVEEDVDVEGLAQSAPIAPPKAAEQPAPAKSQAARAQAHNSTELVEIQLGLNADAPLCFSCGTKMRRAGSCYLCEGCGSTSGCS from the coding sequence GTGACAGACACGACGAGCGGTTCCGCACGCGGGTCGAAGTCCGAGAAGGCGACCAAGGCGGCCGGCAAGGCTTCCAAGGGCGGCCTGCGGATCGAGCGCATCTACACCACCCCTGGCGTCCACCCCTACGACCAGGTGACGTGGGAGCGCCGGGACGTCGTCATGACCAACTGGCGTGACGGCTCGATCAACTTCGAGCAGCGCGGCGTCGAGTTCCCCGACTTCTGGTCGGTGAACGCGGTGAACATCGTCACCTCGAAGTACTTCCGCGGCGCCGTCGGCACCCCGCAGCGCGAGTGGAGCCTCAAGCAGATCATCGACCGGGTGGTGCTCACCTACCGCGCCGCCGGTGAGAAGCACGGCTACTTCGCCGGCCCGGACGAGGCCGAGATCTTCGAGCACGAGCTGACGCACGCCCTCCTCCACCAGGTGTTCAGCTTCAACTCGCCGGTCTGGTTCAACGTCGGCACCAAGCAGCCCCAGCAGGTCTCCGCCTGCTTCATCCTGGCCGTCGACGACTCCATGGAGTCGATCCTCGACTGGTACAAGGAAGAGGGCATGATCTTCAAGGGCGGCTCCGGCGCCGGCCTCAACCTTTCCCGGATCCGTTCCTCCAAGGAACTGCTCTCCTCCGGCGGCAACGCCTCCGGCCCGGTCTCCTTCATGCGCGGCGCCGACGCCTCGGCCGGCACCATCAAGTCCGGCGGTGCGACCCGCCGCGCGGCCAAGATGGTCGTCCTGGACGTGGACCACCCGGACGTCGAGGCCTTCATCGAGACCAAGGTGAAGGAGGAGGAGAAGATCCGCGCGCTGCGCGACGCCGGTTTCGACATGGACCTGGGCGGCGACGACATCGCGTCCGTCCAGTACCAGAACGCCAACAACTCCGTCCGCGTCTCCGACGAGTTCATGACCGCGGTCGAGAACGGCACCGAGTTCGGCCTGCGCGCCCGGATGACCGGCGAGGTCATCGAGACCGTCGACGCCAAGAAGCTGTTCCGCAAGCTGGCCGAGGCCGCCTGGGCCTGCGCCGACCCCGGCATCCAGTACGACTCGACGATCAACCACTGGCACACCTGCCCGGAGTCCGGCCGCATCAACGCGTCCAACCCCTGCTCCGAGTACATGCACCTGGACAACTCCAGCTGCAACCTCGCCTCGCTGAACCTGATGAAGTTCCTCCGCGACGACGACTCCTTCGACGCCGAGCGCTTCGCCAAGGTCGTCGAGCTGGTCATCACCGCGATGGACATCTCCATCTGCTTCGCCGACTTCCCGACCGAGAAGATCGGCGAGACCACCCGCGCCTACCGCCAGCTCGGCATCGGCTACGCCAACCTCGGCGCCCTGCTGATGGCCACCGGCCACGCGTACGACTCCGAGGGCGGCCGGGCGCTCGCCGGCGCCATCACCTCGCTGATGACCGGCACCGCCTACCGTCGCGGCGCCGAGCTCGCCGGCGTCGTCGGCCCGTACGACGGCTACGCCCGCAACGCGGCCCCGCACCAGCGGGTCATGCAGCAGCACGCCGACGCGAACGCCGCCGCCGTGGCGGTCGACGACCTGGACGCCCCGGTGTGGGCCGCCGCCACCGAGACCTGGGGCGACGTGCTCCGCCTCGGCGCGCAGAACGGCTTCCGCAACGCCCAGGCCTCGGTGCTGGCCCCGACCGGCACCATCGGCCTGATGATGGACTGCGACACCACCGGCGTCGAGCCCGACCTCGCCCTGGTCAAGTTCAAGAAGCTGGTCGGCGGCGGCTCGATGCAGATCGTCAACGGCACCGTGCCGCGCGCCCTGCGCCGCCTCGGCTACCAGGACGAGCAGGTCGAGGCGGTCGTCGCGCACATCGCCGAGAACGGCAACGTGGTCGACGCCCCCGGCCTGAAGGCCGCCCACTACGAGGTCTTCGACTGCGCGATGGGCGAGCGCTCCATCTCGCCGATGGGCCACGTGCGGATGATGTCGGCGATCCAGCCGTGGATCTCCGGCGCCATCTCGAAGACGGTCAACATGCCCGAGAACGCCACCGTCGAAGAGGTCGAGGAGATCTACTTCGAGGCGTGGAAGCTCGGCGTGAAGGCGCTGGCCATCTACCGCGACAACTGCAAGGTCGGCCAGCCGCTCTCGGCGAAGACCAAGACCCCCGCCGTGGAGGCGAAGGCCGCCGAGGCCCCCGCCGCGGTCGAGAAGGTCGTCGAGTACCGCCCCGTCCGCAAGCGTCTCCCCAAGGGCCGCCCCGGCATCACCACGTCCTTCACGGTCGGCGGTGCCGAGGGCTACATGACGGCCAACTCCTACCCGGACGACGGCCTCGGCGAGGTCTTCCTGAAGATGTCCAAGCAGGGTTCGACCCTCGCGGGCATGATGGACGCCTTCTCGATCGCCGTCTCGGTCGGCCTGCAGTACGGCGTGCCGCTGGAGACCTACGTCTCGAAGTTCACCAACATGCGCTTCGAGCCGGCCGGTCTGACGGACGACCCGGACGTGCGGATGGCGCAGTCGATCGTCGACTACATCTTCCGCCGCCTGGCGCTCGACTTCCTGCCGTTCGAGACCCGTTCCGCGCTCGGCATCCACTCCGTCGAGGAGCGCACCCGCCACCTGGAGACCGGCTCCTACGAGCCCGTCGAGGAGGACGTTGACGTGGAGGGCCTCGCCCAGTCCGCGCCGATCGCCCCGCCGAAGGCGGCCGAGCAGCCCGCCCCGGCGAAGTCGCAGGCGGCCCGGGCCCAGGCCCACAACTCGACCGAACTGGTGGAGATCCAGCTCGGCCTCAACGCCGACGCGCCGCTCTGCTTCTCCTGCGGCACCAAGATGCGCCGCGCCGGCAGCTGCTACCTGTGCGAGGGCTGCGGCTCGACCAGCGGCTGCAGCTGA
- the nrdR gene encoding transcriptional regulator NrdR, with translation MHCPFCRHPDSRVVDSRASDDGSSIRRRRQCPDCGRRFTTVETATLMVIKRSGVTEPFSREKVISGVRKACQGRPVTEDALAQLGQRVEECVRASGSAELSTHDVGLAILGPLKELDVVAYLRFASVYRAFDGLEDFEAAIAELRAEQPFSPEGGTPVPAPAAAP, from the coding sequence GTGCACTGCCCCTTCTGCCGGCATCCTGACAGCCGAGTCGTGGACAGCCGTGCGAGCGACGACGGCAGCTCGATCCGCCGCCGTCGCCAGTGCCCGGACTGCGGCCGCCGCTTCACCACGGTGGAGACGGCGACCCTGATGGTGATCAAGCGCAGCGGCGTCACCGAGCCGTTCTCCCGCGAGAAGGTGATCTCCGGAGTCCGCAAGGCCTGCCAGGGCCGCCCGGTCACCGAGGACGCCCTCGCCCAGCTCGGCCAGCGCGTCGAGGAGTGCGTGCGCGCCTCCGGCAGCGCCGAGCTGTCCACCCACGACGTCGGCCTGGCCATACTCGGTCCGCTCAAGGAGCTCGACGTCGTCGCGTACCTCAGGTTCGCGTCCGTGTACCGGGCCTTCGACGGCCTGGAGGACTTCGAGGCTGCCATCGCGGAGCTCCGCGCCGAGCAGCCCTTCAGCCCCGAGGGCGGCACCCCGGTGCCCGCCCCCGCAGCCGCGCCCTAA